GCCGTGAGGGCCGCTCCCATTGCGAGAACGCCGAGCCAGGCCGCCTTACGGTGCGTTTTTGTAAGCGTATCGGGGTGCATTTCACTCATCCTCGAATCTCCTAGGCCTAAAGGTACACGGTCGCGTATGTCATGCAAGGGCAAAACCGCCCGATCCGGGCGGTTTCACACGGCGCTAGCATCCGGGCAATGGCCCACACCGAACCCTCCCGCCCGGGCGTCACCGAGCCGCACCGGATGCCCGTGCAACTGCCGCCGCTGCAACGGTTTGAGGCCGTCATGCGGATGACGCTGGACGAGGACCTTGCCGATGGCGGCGATGTCACGAGTCGTCTGACGATCGCCGAGGACGCGGTCGGCACCGGGGCGTTCGTGCAAAAAGCGGCCGGGGTGGTGTGCGGCCTGCCGCTGGTCGGCCACGTCGCCCGGATGTTCGACGAGCGGCTCGTCGTCGAGACGCTGCCGGGGTTTCACATGAACAACGTCGAAGGGAGCTACGCCACGAGCCGGACCGAGCCGGTGCTGCGGATGCGCGGGCCGCTGAGGTCACTGCTGGCCGCCGAGCGGACCTGTCTGAACTTGCTCACGCACCTCTCGGGCATCGCCACGCTCACCCGGCAGTTCGTCACCGCCGTCGAGGGCACCGGTGCAAAGATCTACGACACCCGCAAAACCACGCCGGGTCTGCGTGACTTGGAGAAGTACGCCGTCCGCGTCGGCTGGGGCGAGAACCACCGCATGGGTCTGTACGACATGGTGCTGGTGAAGGACAACCACATCGCGGGGCTGGCGATGCCCTTGGGTCAGGCGGTCGCCGAGGTGGTGAGACGGAGCCGGGCCGAGGATGCCGATCGACCGATCGAGATCGAGGTCGACACGCTCGAACAGTTCGAAGTCGTGCTGGGCGTGCCGGGGGTGGACGTGATCCTTTTGGACAATATGGACTGCCCGACGATGGCCAAGGCGGTCGCGCTGCGGGACGCGGCGGGGCACGGAGCGGTGCTCGAAGCCAGCGGCGGCGTCAACCTCGACACCGTCCGCGCCATTGCCGAGACCGGCGTCGAACGCATCGCGATCGGTGCGTTGACCCACAGTGCGCCGGCCCTGGATATCGGGCTCGACGTCGTCGCGGATCAGTAACCCTCGTCGGTGCGGAAGAACGTGAGCGCGAACAGGTAGATTCCGCCACCGATCGCGGCGGCGATCCACCACGTGATCATGATTTGCGTGCCCGGGATCGTGACGCCCATGAGGCCGATCGTCGCGACGACCGAGCCGTAGGTCAGGACGCTGAAGAGTCGCGGGGCAAAGACGATGCTGGAGATCAGGATCATCGCCGCGATGGCGACGTGGAAGCCGCTGAGCTTCGCGCCGAGGGTTGGATGAAGATACCGGGTGAGTGCGTTGTTCCGGTCGGCGATGTTCTCGGTCATGCCGGTCGCCCGGAGGTCGACGCCCGCGTCGATTTCGTCTTCGCCGCGGACACGGCGGGAGCCGCCGGCGGTGGTGGACCCGTCCTCGGCGACCTGCGACACGTCGGCCAGGTTGTCGTTGAGGTTGAGCCCGGTATCGAACTTCGCCGACCACGAGCCGGTGTTGAGCCACAACGCGAACACGCCCATCAGCACGAAACCCAGCAACAGTCGCAACTGCGGTCCGAGCACGATGTCGACCGGTGAGCCGAACCGCCGGCGGAACCAGCTTTCGTGGACGCGATTGGTCTTGCCGTCGTCGTAGACGATCTTGCGTTTCTCGATGGCGTCGGAACCGGTGCCGGTCGCTTGCGGTTCGTCGGGCTGCTCCTCCTCGACCGGTTCTTCCTCGCGCGGGGCGGGGATGGTCGGTTTGGCTTTCTCCTCGGCTTCCTGGCGGAAGTTCTCGGCCAGGTCGGCGAACCGCAGCGCGTTGGCCCGCGCTTGCTTCTCGGCAACCGCTTCGCCGATGCCCTTGCTCCGCAGGCGTTGCTTCTCGACGGCGATGAGCATCTTCTCGTCGCGGCGTTTGCGTTTGTACTCGAGCCGACGGTCGATCCAGTTGAGCAGCGGCTCGCGCCAGGTGCCGTGGCGGGGGCGTTCCTTGCCGCCGTCCCGTCCGAAGACGGGGCGGGCTTCTATCTTCTCGTCGTAGCCGAAGATTTCCTCGTAAAGCTCTTCCCAGTGGTCGCCGGACTTGGTCGCGACGAAGTGCTGGAGGGCGTTCTCGTCGTAGCCTTCCTTTCTCAAGCGACGCAACAGGAGCTTGACCGAGTTGAGCGGTGCTTCGCGTTGCTTGATCAGCGGCACGTCGATCGCGTGATGGAAACCGATCGCGAGCCCGACGCCCAGGACGGCCGCCCCGAGCCACCACCAGTGCAGGTTCAGGGAGACCAGCACGACGATCATCAGCACGCCCCCCGCGAGTAAACCGAGAGCGTCGACGAGCCCGCCGTCGGTGAGGAGTTGGCGGAGCCGGGACCAGACATGCGTGCGCTGCTTGATCCCGCCGTAGATCAGGTAGGCGAGCGTGGTGGTGACCGCAAGCCCGGCACAGGCACCGGCGAGGCCGACCTTGTTGACGGTGCTCTCGACGAACACCGCGAACAGGATCGCGCCGATGACGCACAGCACATAGAAGCCGGCAATGCTCCAGGTGCGGACCGACTTCATGGATGCCGAGACGTAACGCCCGGCGGCGGCGGCCATGGTCTTCTCCGCGTCGCCGGTGGGCGTGACGCCCACGCCCTCGAACTCTTCGAGCCATTCTTCGAGAACGCGAATCGTTTCGCGCATCGTTTGCGGGCGGTCGGCCGGGTCCTTGGCCATCATCTGCAGCACGATCTGCCCCAGCGAGCCGGGCACGGCGTCGGCGACCTTGTCCGGCGGGACCGGGTCGCGGACCGTGTGCATCTCCATGACCTCTTCCGCATCGCTGCCTTCGAAGGGCGGCCGACCGGTGAGCAGGTGGTACAGCGAACAGCCCAGCGCGTAGATGTCGGCACGTTGGTCCACGTTGGCGGCGTCCAGCGCCTGCTCGGGGGCCATGTACGCCGGCGTCCCCATGGCGACCGACATCTGTGTCGCGCTGGCTGCGGACGCGCTGTCGAGCTTGGTGGTGTGGGCTTCACGGCGGTTGCGGATCATCGTCCGCGTGGATTCGCTGGACCCGCCGAGTCGGCCCGGTTCCACCTCACCGACACGTTTGGCCAGACCCAGGTCCGCGACCTTGACGATGCCCTCGTCGTTGAGCAGCAGGTTCTCCGGCTTCACATCGCGATGGACGAGCCCCATCTCGTGGGCATATCGCAGCCCTCGCGCCGCTTGCAGGATGAGACCGACCGCCTCGCCGGGCGCGAGTTGGCCCATGTCCCGCGACGTCTTGCCCAGGTTGGTGCCCGGTACGAACTCCATCGAGAAGTAGTGGTGCGGCTTCTCCGCGCCGATGTCGTAGACCTGCACGACGTTGTGGTGCGAAAGCTGGGCGGCGGCATAGGCCTCGCGGGTGAAGCGGGCGACGAATTCTTCGTCGCCGGCCAGGTCCGATGCGAGCATCTTCAGAGCCACGTCGCGGTCGAGTGAAATCTGGCGGGCGAGATAAACGCTGCCCATGCCGCCTTGGCCGATCTTCTTTTGCAGTTCGTAATTGCCGAGTCGTTTGGGCACGCCGGGATCGCGGGGGACGTTGGTGACGCGCAAGGCGTCGGGGTCGTTGGCGGGGGCGACCGGTTTCTCCACGCCGGTCAACCGCAGCGCGTTCGGATCGTTGGCCGGCGGAGCGTCGGCGACCTGGCTCGGCGGCATCGTGCCGTCGGCCGCAGCTGACGAAGGGGCGGGTGCGACCGTCGCGTCGGCCTCGACGGCACGTCGGGTCGGGGCCACGGTCGCGCCGGAATCGGCCGCAGCCTCGGCGGTGCGCGGTTGTCTCGCGGTCGGCTTGTCGGTGCGCAGACTCGGGTTGCCGGTGGGCTTGCGGCGCCTGGGCGGCTTGCGGATCGCGGTCACTTCCATGCCCAAGGCTGCCGCGAGATCGTCGTCACCGTCGTCGATACCGACGGCGGTTTTGATCCGGCCCGACTGGCTGATGGACAAGTCGAACTTCCGGTTGCAGCCGGCGCAGCGTGGGCGGAACTTGCCGGCGCGGACCGATTGGAGCTTCATCACGTGCCCGCAGTGTGGGCATTGGATCGAGGTGGCAGCCACGTCCCAGTATTCTGCAACGGACCACCTGTCGCGGCAAATCATTGCGGTGATACGCTGCGGTCGTGAGCGAGATTCGAACGGACGTGTTAATCGTCGGCGGCGGGACCGGTGGGGTCGCTGCGGCGCTGGCGGCGTGTGATCTAGACAAGCGCGTGGTCATGACCGAGCCGACGCCTTGGCTCGGCGGGCAACTCACCAGCCAAGCCGTCCCGCCGGACGAGCACCGCTGGATCGAGCAGTTCGGCTGTACCGCGAGCTACCGACGCTTCCGCGAAGGCGTGCGGCAGTACTACCGCGATCATTACCCGTTGACCGACGCCGCCCGGCGTGATCCGCACCTCAATCCCGGCGGCGGCGATGTGAGCCGACTGTGCTTCGAGCCACGCGTGGGCGTGGCGGTGATCGACGCGATGTTGGCGGCGCATCGGGCCAGCGGCCGGCTCATGGTGCTGCACGGGATCGAGCCGGTCGATGTCGACACGGTCAAGGGCAAGGTGCGACACGTCGGTTTCTCCGACGGCTCGCACGTCTCGGCCGACATGTTGCTCGATGCGACGGAACTCGGCGACCTACTGCCGTTGGCGAAAGCGGCGTACACGATCGGCAGCGAAGCGCAGTCCGAGTTCGGCGAACCGGACGCGCCGAGTGTCGGCGACGTTGAAGATGTGCAGAGCTTCACATGGGTCGCGGCGATCGACCACGACCCGGACCACCCGCGGCCGATCAAGAAGCCGGCGAGTTACGACCGATGGCTCGCCGAACCGCAGCCTGACGTGCCCGACGGGAGGCTGATTGATTGGCAGTACACCCGACCGACCGACGCGTTCAGCGGTCGCGGTTCCTTGTTCGAGGAAGAGGGTGCGTACTCGTTGTTCCGCTACCGGCAAGTCGTTGATGATTTGCAGTGGCAGATCGGCGTGACGGACGTGTCCTTGTTGAACTGGCCGCAGAACGATTACGCCGGTGGTCGAGTGGTCGATGTCCCGGCCGAGCTCGCGAAGCAGCGGCTGGCCGAGGCGAAAGAGTTGACCCGCTGTGTCGTTTACTGGCTGCAACAACAGGAGCCCGGCATCCGTCTGCGGCCGGACATGCTCGGTACGAACGACGGCTTCGCGCTCGCCCCGTATCACCGCGAGGGGCGTCGCATCCGCGCCCGGTTCACGATCACCCAGCAGCACGTTGCCGCCAAATGTCGCCCCGACGGCAAGGCGGAGGTCTTCGCGGACAGCGTCGGCGTCGGGGCGTACCGCATGGACTTGCATCCCTCGGCGTCGGGTCGATCGAGCATGTACGCGGAGGTCTGTCCGTTCCAGATTCCGATGCACGCGCTGCTCCCCGCCGACGGGCCAAGCAACCTGATCGCCGCCGCGAAGAACATCGGCACGACGCACTTGACCAACGGCTGTTATCGCCTGCACCCGATCGAGTGGAACATCGGTGAGGCGGCGGGCGTGATGGCGGCGGTGGGAACGGATGTCGCGACGGTGCAGGACGTGCTGCGCAAACGCGGCGTTGAGCTCGCCTGGCCGACGATTGGCATCTTCTGATCGGGCGGTTTGTCGCAGGGAGCGCTGCGACATCTGTTCAACAATGCGACATGGCCGCCGCGAACAAATCCCTGCTGGCCGCGACGCTGGTGATCGCGGGCATTCTTGTGCTGGGCATCGGGTATCTGCTGCTCTTGGCGCTGAACGCGCCGGGGCCGTTGGATGAGTTTCGCCTGCCGGACGGCTCGATCGACCAGATGGCGTTGGGGAAGAACGTGTACATGAAAAACTGTCTGGCCTGTCACATGGCCGAAGGACAGGGTGGTCCGAACAACGTCCCGCCGCTGGTCGGTAGCGAGTGGCTCATCGAGGATAAGGAGACGCCGATCCGTATCATGCTCGGCGGACTGGTCGGGCCGATCACCGTGAAGGGGCAGCTCTACGAGGGCGGGATCATGGCGCGGTGGAGCCACCTCGGCGACGAACGGATCGCGGCGGTGTTGACGTACACCCGGAAGAGCTGGGGCAACGATGCCGAGCCGATCGGTGCCGAGGAGGTCGCGGCACTACGCGGCTCGATCCCGCCGCGACCGTGGACGGCCGAGCGATTGATCGAGGCGCGGCGAAACGACTAGTCGCTCTCTTCCTCGGCAAGCCGGTCGACCATGGCGACGTAAGCCTCCATATCGAACTTGCGCTTAAGGCCGTTGGCGTTCATGTAGCGGGTCTTGCCGAAGATCTCGCGTTCGGTCCATGGGCGGTCGTGCAGGCCGAAGATCCAAGCGACGTTGCCGTAGCTGTTGGGGTCGCGGCCGTCGAGGAAGTACTTGTTGTTCAGGTACAGCGTCGTCTCATAGGCGTACTGCGGCGTGTTGGTCCACTCCAGGATCTTCTTGCCCCAGTACATCCGCATGTAGTTGGCCATGAAGCCTGTCTCGCGCATCTCCTTCATTGCGGCGTTCCACCACTCGTCATGGGTCTCGCCGTTCTCTAGCTGGTCGCGGGTGTAGACGTTCTCTCGCTCGTCGTCCTTGTGCTCGTCGAGCGTTTTCTTGGCCCAGTCGGGCAAACACTCGAACGAGTCGTAGTCGCCGCAGTACCAGACGAAGTTCTTGGAAAGCTCTCGGCGAACGATCAATTCCTCCAGGTAGGCGTCGCGGTCGTCGGGCTTGCCGTAGCGGCTGTGCTTCACCTCGTACGCAAGCTGCACCGGCGAGATGTGCCCGAAGTGCAGGTACGGGCTCATCGTCGAATGGTGCTGCTTACTCGGCTCGTTGCGCCCGTCGTCGTAGTCCTTCAGGTGCGTCTCGACGAAGTTGCCGAACAGCTTCTGGGCCGCGTTTTCTCCACCCTCGAAACGCTTGACCGGTGTCACGTTCCGGTTGATGTCGAGGGGCTCGAGCGCCTGGTCGACGTCGCTCACGTCGATGTCGCCCGTGACCGCGTAGCTGATTGACGACGTGTCCACTTTTGTCGGCTCGAGCTCGACGATGTAGTCGCCCCACTTCTTGTGAATCTTCGTGCGGATGGTGCGGGCGGCGTACTCCTGCTTGTCGCTGGTCGTCTCGACCGGCACGACGATCTCGCTCTCGACTTGCACATACTTCACCTGCGCCTTATCCGCGACGTGGTCGTACCAGGTGCGGACCGGGCGGACGTACCCCATGTCGCCGACGAGCAACGCCGCGTCCTCGGCGTAGTGCAGCGCGACCGTCGGCGGTTGGCCGTGCTTGCAAACGAACTTGATGTCGCGCTCCTTGAGGTTCGCCTCGACGTCACGCAAGCCTTCGAGCAGAAAGCGATAGTGCCGAAGGTTCGCCTCCGGGTACCCGTCCATCAGCCCGAAGCACACGACCACACCGACGCCGATCTCATTGGCCTGTCGAATCGCATACTCCAACGCATGGTTGTACCGCGTCCGCATCGACGCATGCATCCAGTAGAGGACGTACTTCCCGTCGGCGTTGATATCCTTGTCGTTGAGCGTGCGAATGCGTGTGTTATGAATCTCGTTTGGCACGGCGAGCGAGTCTATCGGTCGACCGGTTGGTCGTGAGCGCTGCAATCGTGCGACTCGTTCAATGATTGTAAATGGCGCTGCGGGATGAATAGGCCGACTACCGAATTTGCAATCGCGAAGCGACTGACGTTTCTCATGCTGGCTGCAGTGTCCGGCGGAGTCGGGGCGTTGGTCCGGCATATGCCGATGCCGGTCGCGGAGTGGTGGATTCAGAATTGGGGCACGAGCATTTTGTATGAGTGGATGTGGATGGCTCTCGTACTCGCGCTGGTGCCGCGACGCTCGACGATCATCCCGGTTGCGGTCGGCGTGGCCACGATGACGGTCGTGCTGGAGTTCGGCCAACTCTGGCAACCAGGCTGGCTGCAGGCGATCCGCGCAACCTGGGTCGGGCGGATGATGCTCGGCACGACCTTCAGCTGGTGGGACGTACCGTCGTATCCGATCGGCTGCGCACTTGGGACGGTTCTGCTCCGTCTGGTTTGGGGTGAGCAGGGGAACCTCACGAAAGGGTAGAGATTCGACGTTGGTCGAAAGCCGGCAGGCATGTAGCTTTCGCCGCATGAGCCACGATCCGCTGTTCAAGCCTCACGACCTCGGCCCGATGACGTTGAAGAATCGCGTGCTGATGAGTCCGATGACGCGTTGCCGGGCGAAGCTACCCGGCGAGGTGCCGCATGAATTGAACGCCGAGTACTACCGCCAGCGATCCGGGGCGGGGCTGATCTTCACCGAAGCGACGCACGTCGCCCCCGGCGGTCTCGGTTACGTCGCGATGCCGGGCATTTACTCCGAGCAGCAACAGGCCGGTTGGAAGCTCGTGACCGATGCGGTGCATGAAGCCGACGGGCTGATCTTCGCGCAGTTGTACCACGCCGGCCGGGTGACGCATTCGGACATGCTGCCCGACGGTCTGGGTCCGGTCGCACCCTCGGCCGTTGCCCTCAAAGACACCCAGGCCCACACGCCCAACGGCAAGCAGGCCATACCCACGCCGCACGTGCTGACCGAGTCGGAGATCGCGGCGATCGTGTCCGAGTTTCGCGGGGCGGCCACCGTCGCCAAGGCTGCGGGGTTCGATGGCGTGCAACTCCACGCGGCCAACGGCTACCTGCCCGACTCCTTTCTGCGTGACGGCACCAACCACCGTACCGACGACTTCGGCGGCTCTATCGACAACCGGCTCCGGTTCCCGCTCCAAATCCTCCATGCCCTGCTCGAAGTCTTCGCTCCCGAACGCATCGGCATTCGCGTCTCGCCCACCGGGGCGTTCAACGAGATGTCCGACTCCGACCCGCTCGACCACTACACGCGTATCTTCGGAGCCATCAACGAGACCGGCGTGGGTCACCTCGAAGTTGTCGGCCAGCTCTTCGACCAGCCTGAGGCGCACCCGGACCAGGATGCGATCAATGCCGCCGCACGTGAGAAGTTCGGGCGGACGTTGATCTTCAACGGCGATTACGATGCCGAGTCGGCACGCTCGGTGATCGGTGATGGCAAGTGCGATCTGGTGACCTTCGGCCGACCGTTCCTCGGCAACCCCGATCTGCCGCGACGCTTCGCGGAGAACGCGCCGCTCAACGATCCGCCCGCCCCGTCACTGTTCTACGACCCGTCCGCCGGAGCTAAGGGCTACACCGATCAGCCGACGATGAGTGCGTGATGCCCGTCAGAACGGAAGCTTGAGCGCGTCGCAGATGAACCGCAGCAGCGGGGCGGCGGCGCGGTAGTGGGCGAGGACGGTCCGGGTGAACGCCGGGTCGCAGACGTCGGCGTCGGTGAACTCAACGGACGCGGCGGCGAAGCGCTTGCGTTTGAGTTCTTCGATGGCCGGGTGGTCGGGGTCGAATCCCTTGGGCGGGCGTTTGAGCGAGCCGTCGACGAGGGTCAGGCGCTCGCGAAACGCCTTGCCAGACGTGGCTTTCCGCCACGCGGCCGGGTCGTCGGCGATGGCGGCGCGGATGCGCTTGAGCTGGGCCGAGTCAGGCCCATACAGCCCGGCCGCGACGAAGCTCTTGCCACCGGGCATCACCTGCAGGTACATGCACGGCGCGTCCATTTTCCCCTCGACGCCGAGGTGGGCGAACACTGCCGCAAGGTTCGTCTTGTACGGCGACTTGTCCTTCGAGAAGCGCACGTCGCGGTGGATGCGCAGCATCGACCCGCCCGACTTCGCCTCGTCGACGAACATCATGTCGCTGATCTTCTCGATGCCGGGTTTGAGGTCCGCGATTAGCGCGAGGAAGTCGGACCGCGCCGCTTCCCAATCACTGGCGTGAGACTTGAACCACGCACGATCGTTGTTCCGCTTGAGCTTGCGCAGGAACGTGAGCGTCTTCGGGTCGATCGGCATGTCACTCCACCGTCACGCTCTTCGCGAGGTTGCGCGGCTTGTCGACGTTGCACCCACGCAGAACCGCCGCGTGATACGCCAGCAACTGCAATGGCACGACGCTCAACAACGGCTGCAGCGGCTCGGCGGTGTGCGGGATGAAGATGACGTGGTCGGAGTAGTCCTTGATCTGTTCGTCGCCCTCGGTGGCGACGGCGATGATCCGCCCGCCGCGTGCCTTGACCTCTTCGATGTTGCTGATGACCTTCTCGTATTGGCTGCCCCGGTTGGCGATGAAGACAACGGGCATGCCGTCGTTGATCAGCGCGATCGGTCCGTGCTTCATCTCGGCAGCGGGCATGCCCTCGGCGTGGATGTAGCTGATTTCCTTGAGTTTGAGCGCGCCTTCGAGGGCGACGGGGTAGTGATAGCCGCGGCCGAGGAAAAGCCAGTTGTCACGCTCGACGAACTGCTCGGTGATCTGGCGGACGTGGTCGGACTGCTGCAGCACCGACTCCATCTGCTCCGGGATGCGGCAGAGCCCGGCGATGAGCTGTTCGCACTGCTGCTGGCTCATGTTGCGGCGACGGCCGAGGTAGATGCTGAGCATCGTGAGCACGACGCACTGACAGGTGAACGCCTTGGTCGAGGCGACGCCGATCTCCGGGCCGGCGTGGAGGTAGACGCCGCAGTCGGTCTCGCGGGCGATCGTGCTGCCGACCGCGTTGACGATGCCCATCGCGTGAGCGCCTTTGGTCTGCGCTTCGCGTAGTGCTGCCAACGTGTCGGCGGTTTCGCCGGACTGGCTGATCGCGAGGCAGACGCTTCCTTCTTCGACGATCGGGTTTCGATAGCGGAACTCGCTGGCGAAGGTGCATTCGGCGGGGATCTTGGCGAGGTCTTCCAGCAGGTAATCGCCGACGAGCCCGGCGTGGAACGCGGTGCCCTGGCCGGTGAGGATGATGCGGCGGGCGGTGGTCAGCTCGCGCGACATGCCCGACACGCCGCCGAGGACGATGCGACCCTCCCGCGGATCGGCCCGGCCGCGCAGGCAGTTGCTCACCGCCAGCGGCTGCTCGAAAATCTCCTTCTCCATGAAATGCGAAAACCCGCCTAGCTCGTACTCCTCGAGCGTGTTCTCCAGCTCGCTCATCACCGGCGAGGTTACTTCATCGTCGAGCGTGGTGGTGCGCAGCCCGTCTGGCCGCAGAACAGCCATCTCGTTGTCATTGAGGTAGATGACCGAGGACGTGTGCTCGACGATGGCGCTGGCGTCGGACGCGCAGATGTACTCGTCGTCGCCGATGCCGATGATCATCGGCGAGCCCTTGCGTGCCACGACCAGCGTGTCGGGTTCCTCGGCGCAGAGGACCGCGATGCCATAGGTGCCGGTCACTTCACGCAGTGCGATCCGCACGGCCTTCTGCAGTAGCGAATCACTCGGCCCGCCGTCCTCACCGCGCTCGACGAGTTCGAGGTACACGTCCCGGATCAGCACCGCGAGAACTTCCGAGTCGGTCTCGCTGGAGAAGGTGTGGCCCTTGCCGATGAGATACTTCTTCAGGGCCGAGTAGTTCTCGATGATGCCGTTGTGGACCAGCGTGAGCCCGGCGTCGTCGGAGGGGTGGGGGTGGGCATTTTCATGGGTGACGCCGCCGTGGGTGGCCCAGCGGGTGTGGGCGATGCCGATGGTCGAGTGCGGCAACGGCTCGCCCTTGCGGACCGAATCCTCGAGAACGCTGATTCGACCGACGGCTTTACGCAGGTGCAGCTTGCCCTCGGCATCGAGCACGGCCACGCCGGCCGAGTCGTAGCCGCGGTACTCCAGACGTTTGAGGCCTTCGATCAAAACGGGCTGAGCGATCTTGCGTCCGACGTAAGCGATGATGCCGCACATGGGCGATGTCCTCGGTGTTGGGGCGGGAAGAAGAAAAGAAGGAAAAGCCGGTCATCCCGCGTAACCAGCCTCACGTCATGGCGTCAGTATGTACGACCCGCACCGCCGTTGCGAACCGAACGCGTCGGATTTGTCGCGTCGGAATGTCCGAGAATGCGGCAAGATGGCTGATTGACGCCCCTGGGGCGGGGATTAGTTTCGATCAGGGCTACCGGCTATGCGCCGGCCGACGCGGGGACATCGCACGAAATTGCACCCACCCAGCCGACCGGACCCCGCCGCCGGGCCACCATGCCTCGCACGGCACCGCCGTGCCGGACCATGAGTTGTACCCACCGAAAGACCCATGACCACCACCGCCCACACCCACATCAAGAACTCCGCCGCCGCCGTTGTTGAACAGTTGGAAACGAGGCGGTTGCTTAACGGCGACTTCGCACCGGAGATATACAGCGAGACCTTCGACGAGCCGGAAGGCAGCACCTCTGGCAGGTTAGATGTTTTCGGTTCATCCGGCGGGCCGGGTTGGCAAACGTTCCGAGACAACGTCGGGGACGGCACGTTTGAGGTGCGAGACGGTGCCTTGGTTGCCAAAGAAACCTCGGGCATCGTCAGTTGGTACACCGAGCTCTCTTTGAATAGGACCGTCGATTTCAGTCTTGACCTGGCCGCCAACGGCGTCGGCCCCAATGACTACGCACGGGTCGTCCTCTTTCCGAGATTTGCCCCGGCAGAAGAGATCGCTCTGGTCCGCGGCCAGGATGGTCGATTCACGGCGACCGCAAGTGCCATTACGCCCGGGAGCGTGCGTCTCGAAGTTCAACTTCTGGCGACACAAGGGCAGTTTGCCATCGACAACCTCAGTATCCAGCAAATACCCGGCCCGGAGGCCAGTCAGGTCGAACTGGTCGATGGTGTGCTACGGATCACTGGCACACAGGGCGCCGATGACATCGCGGTTCGCAGCATCCAACTGACTGATGGGAGTTTGGGCACACAGGTATTCATCAACAACTTCGCCGGAGGCGACGACATCTACGACACGACCCGCGTGTGGGTCGACTTGTTGGGTGGGTCGGACGAGTTTCAGCAAAACACCGGCATTGGCGACGGCCTGGATGTGACAGCATTTGG
The DNA window shown above is from Planctomycetota bacterium and carries:
- a CDS encoding alkene reductase produces the protein MSHDPLFKPHDLGPMTLKNRVLMSPMTRCRAKLPGEVPHELNAEYYRQRSGAGLIFTEATHVAPGGLGYVAMPGIYSEQQQAGWKLVTDAVHEADGLIFAQLYHAGRVTHSDMLPDGLGPVAPSAVALKDTQAHTPNGKQAIPTPHVLTESEIAAIVSEFRGAATVAKAAGFDGVQLHAANGYLPDSFLRDGTNHRTDDFGGSIDNRLRFPLQILHALLEVFAPERIGIRVSPTGAFNEMSDSDPLDHYTRIFGAINETGVGHLEVVGQLFDQPEAHPDQDAINAAAREKFGRTLIFNGDYDAESARSVIGDGKCDLVTFGRPFLGNPDLPRRFAENAPLNDPPAPSLFYDPSAGAKGYTDQPTMSA
- a CDS encoding DUF2461 domain-containing protein, which codes for MPIDPKTLTFLRKLKRNNDRAWFKSHASDWEAARSDFLALIADLKPGIEKISDMMFVDEAKSGGSMLRIHRDVRFSKDKSPYKTNLAAVFAHLGVEGKMDAPCMYLQVMPGGKSFVAAGLYGPDSAQLKRIRAAIADDPAAWRKATSGKAFRERLTLVDGSLKRPPKGFDPDHPAIEELKRKRFAAASVEFTDADVCDPAFTRTVLAHYRAAAPLLRFICDALKLPF
- the glmS gene encoding glutamine--fructose-6-phosphate transaminase (isomerizing); this encodes MCGIIAYVGRKIAQPVLIEGLKRLEYRGYDSAGVAVLDAEGKLHLRKAVGRISVLEDSVRKGEPLPHSTIGIAHTRWATHGGVTHENAHPHPSDDAGLTLVHNGIIENYSALKKYLIGKGHTFSSETDSEVLAVLIRDVYLELVERGEDGGPSDSLLQKAVRIALREVTGTYGIAVLCAEEPDTLVVARKGSPMIIGIGDDEYICASDASAIVEHTSSVIYLNDNEMAVLRPDGLRTTTLDDEVTSPVMSELENTLEEYELGGFSHFMEKEIFEQPLAVSNCLRGRADPREGRIVLGGVSGMSRELTTARRIILTGQGTAFHAGLVGDYLLEDLAKIPAECTFASEFRYRNPIVEEGSVCLAISQSGETADTLAALREAQTKGAHAMGIVNAVGSTIARETDCGVYLHAGPEIGVASTKAFTCQCVVLTMLSIYLGRRRNMSQQQCEQLIAGLCRIPEQMESVLQQSDHVRQITEQFVERDNWLFLGRGYHYPVALEGALKLKEISYIHAEGMPAAEMKHGPIALINDGMPVVFIANRGSQYEKVISNIEEVKARGGRIIAVATEGDEQIKDYSDHVIFIPHTAEPLQPLLSVVPLQLLAYHAAVLRGCNVDKPRNLAKSVTVE